A window of Pseudomonas monteilii contains these coding sequences:
- a CDS encoding exclusion suppressor FxsA — protein MRVFLLLFLIFPVLELFVFVRVSAAIGFFPALLLIIAGSALGLVVMRLAGLATALRARESIQRGELPAEDMFQGLMMALGGGLLLIPGFISDVLGVLCLMPFSRRLIARKLRERAEAQTLRQRAFNDDPLAGRPQQPGHRPNVIEGEYQRRDQ, from the coding sequence ATGCGTGTTTTTCTCCTGCTGTTCCTGATTTTCCCGGTGCTGGAGCTGTTCGTCTTCGTCAGAGTCAGCGCCGCCATCGGCTTTTTCCCGGCCTTGCTGCTGATCATCGCCGGGTCGGCGCTGGGCCTGGTGGTGATGCGTCTGGCGGGTCTGGCCACGGCGCTGCGCGCCCGTGAGAGCATCCAGCGCGGCGAGCTGCCGGCCGAAGACATGTTCCAGGGCCTGATGATGGCGCTGGGCGGCGGTCTGCTGCTGATCCCTGGCTTCATCAGCGATGTGCTCGGCGTGCTGTGCCTGATGCCGTTCAGCCGTCGCCTGATCGCCCGCAAGCTGCGCGAGCGCGCCGAGGCCCAGACCCTGCGCCAGCGTGCGTTCAACGACGACCCGCTGGCCGGCCGTCCTCAGCAGCCTGGCCACCGTCCGAACGTCATCGAAGGCGAGTACCAGCGACGCGATCAGTGA
- a CDS encoding histidine kinase translates to MEFRQSLAQRIIIAFALMSALVAGAFAFGIVATVHLVEERLISAVLGGDLQRLLRMDSISDWSHRPRPDQLFYFSDGRDDFALPKDLHHLTPGFHEVFRDQLSYHAMVEIVDGRHYVLLQDQSDFEERERVLFAVVVVGFVLSLALATFLGWVLARRVMAPVIRLARQVRHRDQLLGLAPPLAPDYAADEVGQLAVAFDDTLGRLRDALTRERLFTSDVSHELRTPLMVLATSCELLQENPALDSRARNQVERIARATEEMRELVKTFLMLARAQRDEGAVASRASLREVADDLIGVWRDTIEQKGLTLHYEGRAHAGSVLYNATFLQSVMGNLLRNAAHYTDHGYIRLTLETDGFSVEDSGVGIPEEQREAMFRPFVRGDERRGEGLGLGLSLVQRICDDQGWQVTLTTTLPHGCRFQVSLAPGKTVGTVPVTVSPEDDPS, encoded by the coding sequence ATGGAGTTTAGACAGAGCCTTGCCCAGCGCATCATCATCGCCTTCGCCTTGATGAGCGCCCTGGTCGCCGGCGCCTTCGCCTTCGGCATCGTCGCCACCGTGCACTTGGTCGAGGAACGGCTGATCTCGGCGGTGCTCGGTGGCGACCTGCAGCGGCTGTTGCGCATGGACAGCATCAGCGACTGGAGCCACCGGCCGCGCCCGGACCAGCTGTTCTATTTCAGCGATGGCCGTGACGACTTCGCCTTGCCCAAGGACCTGCATCACCTGACGCCCGGTTTCCACGAAGTGTTCCGCGACCAGCTCTCCTATCACGCCATGGTCGAGATCGTCGACGGCCGCCACTACGTGCTGCTGCAGGACCAGAGCGACTTCGAAGAGCGCGAGCGGGTGCTGTTCGCTGTGGTGGTGGTCGGCTTCGTGCTGAGCCTGGCGCTGGCGACGTTCCTGGGCTGGGTGCTGGCGCGACGGGTCATGGCGCCGGTCATCCGCCTGGCGCGCCAGGTGCGCCACCGCGACCAGCTGCTGGGCCTGGCACCGCCCCTGGCGCCGGACTACGCCGCCGACGAGGTGGGGCAGCTGGCCGTGGCCTTCGACGACACCCTGGGGCGTCTGCGCGATGCACTGACGCGCGAGCGGTTGTTCACCAGCGACGTCAGCCACGAACTGCGCACGCCGCTGATGGTGCTGGCCACCTCCTGTGAACTGCTGCAAGAGAACCCCGCACTGGACAGCCGTGCCCGCAACCAGGTCGAGCGGATCGCCCGGGCCACCGAGGAGATGCGCGAGCTGGTTAAGACTTTCCTGATGCTGGCCAGGGCCCAGCGCGATGAAGGCGCGGTGGCCTCCCGCGCGTCGTTGCGGGAAGTGGCGGACGACCTGATCGGCGTCTGGCGCGACACCATCGAGCAGAAAGGCCTGACCCTGCACTACGAGGGCCGCGCCCATGCCGGTTCGGTGCTCTACAACGCGACCTTCCTGCAATCGGTGATGGGCAACCTGCTGCGCAATGCCGCGCACTACACCGACCATGGCTACATTCGCCTGACCCTGGAAACCGACGGCTTCAGCGTCGAAGACAGTGGCGTGGGCATTCCCGAAGAGCAGCGCGAAGCCATGTTCCGGCCCTTCGTGCGCGGTGACGAGCGCCGGGGGGAAGGGCTGGGCCTGGGGCTGTCGCTGGTCCAGCGGATCTGCGACGACCAGGGCTGGCAGGTGACGCTGACGACGACGTTGCCCCATGGCTGTCGCTTCCAGGTCAGCCTGGCGCCCGGCAAGACTGTGGGCACCGTGCCGGTGACCGTGTCCCCCGAAGATGACCCGTCGTGA
- the groEL gene encoding molecular chaperone GroEL (60 kDa chaperone family; promotes refolding of misfolded polypeptides especially under stressful conditions; forms two stacked rings of heptamers to form a barrel-shaped 14mer; ends can be capped by GroES; misfolded proteins enter the barrel where they are refolded when GroES binds; many bacteria have multiple copies of the groEL gene which are active under different environmental conditions; the B.japonicum protein in this cluster is expressed constitutively; in Rhodobacter, Corynebacterium and Rhizobium this protein is essential for growth), translating to MAAKDVKFGDSARKKMLVGVNVLADAVKATLGPKGRNVVLAKSFGAPTITKDGVSVAKEIELKCAFENMGAQLVKEVASKANDAAGDGTTTATVLAQAIVNEGLKAVAAGMNPMDLKRGIDKATAAVVAELKNLSKPCADSRAIAQVGTISANSDNSIGDIIAEAMEKVGKEGVITVEEGSGLENELSVVEGMQFDRGYLSPYFVNKPDTMVAELDSPLLLLVDKKISNIRELLPVLEAVAKAGRPLLIVAEDVEGEALATLVVNNMRGIVKVAAVKAPGFGDRRKAMLQDIAILTGGTVISEEIGLSLETTTLEHLGNAKRVILSKENTTIIDGAGTDADIEGRVKQIRAQIEETSSDYDREKLQERLAKLAGGVAVIKVGAGTEVEMKEKKARVEDALHATRAAVEEGVVPGGGVALVRALAAIVDLKGDNEDQNVGIALLRRAVESPLRQITANAGDEPSVVADKVKQGSGNYGYNAATGEYGDMIEMGILDPAKVTRSALQAAASIGGLMITTEAMVADLPEDKPAAGGMPDMGGMGGMGGMM from the coding sequence ATGGCTGCTAAAGACGTAAAATTCGGTGATTCCGCTCGCAAGAAAATGCTCGTTGGCGTCAACGTGCTGGCTGATGCGGTAAAAGCGACCCTGGGCCCGAAAGGCCGCAACGTGGTCCTGGCCAAGAGCTTCGGCGCACCGACCATCACCAAGGACGGCGTTTCCGTCGCCAAGGAAATCGAGCTCAAGTGCGCGTTCGAGAACATGGGCGCTCAGCTGGTCAAGGAAGTCGCTTCCAAGGCCAACGACGCTGCCGGTGACGGCACCACCACTGCCACCGTCCTGGCTCAGGCCATCGTCAACGAAGGCCTGAAAGCCGTCGCTGCCGGCATGAACCCGATGGACCTCAAGCGCGGCATCGACAAGGCTACCGCCGCCGTCGTCGCCGAGCTGAAGAACCTGTCCAAGCCATGCGCCGATTCGCGCGCCATCGCTCAGGTCGGCACCATCTCGGCCAACTCCGACAACTCCATCGGTGACATCATCGCCGAAGCCATGGAAAAAGTCGGCAAAGAAGGCGTGATCACCGTCGAAGAAGGCTCGGGCCTGGAAAACGAACTGTCCGTCGTCGAAGGCATGCAGTTCGACCGTGGCTACCTGTCCCCGTACTTCGTCAACAAGCCGGACACCATGGTTGCCGAGCTGGACAGCCCGCTGCTGCTGCTGGTCGACAAGAAGATCTCCAACATCCGTGAGCTGCTGCCGGTACTGGAAGCGGTCGCCAAAGCAGGCCGTCCGCTGCTGATCGTCGCCGAAGACGTCGAAGGCGAAGCCCTGGCGACCCTGGTCGTCAACAACATGCGTGGCATCGTCAAGGTCGCTGCGGTCAAGGCACCGGGCTTCGGCGATCGCCGCAAGGCCATGCTGCAGGACATCGCCATCCTGACCGGTGGTACCGTGATCTCCGAAGAAATCGGCCTGAGCCTGGAGACCACCACCCTGGAGCACCTGGGTAACGCCAAGCGCGTCATCCTGTCCAAGGAAAACACCACCATCATCGACGGTGCTGGCACCGACGCCGACATCGAAGGCCGCGTCAAGCAGATCCGCGCCCAGATCGAAGAGACGTCCTCGGACTACGACCGTGAAAAACTGCAAGAGCGTCTGGCCAAGCTGGCCGGTGGCGTTGCCGTGATCAAGGTCGGTGCAGGCACCGAAGTCGAGATGAAAGAGAAGAAAGCCCGCGTCGAAGACGCCCTGCACGCGACCCGTGCAGCCGTCGAAGAAGGCGTGGTGCCTGGCGGTGGTGTGGCCCTGGTTCGCGCCCTGGCTGCGATCGTCGACCTCAAGGGCGACAACGAAGACCAGAACGTCGGTATCGCCCTGCTGCGTCGCGCCGTCGAATCGCCGCTGCGTCAGATCACCGCCAACGCCGGTGACGAGCCAAGCGTCGTGGCCGACAAGGTCAAGCAAGGTTCGGGCAACTACGGCTACAACGCTGCGACCGGCGAGTACGGCGACATGATCGAGATGGGTATTCTCGACCCTGCCAAAGTCACCCGTTCGGCCCTGCAAGCCGCAGCCTCGATCGGTGGTCTGATGATCACCACCGAAGCCATGGTCGCTGACCTGCCGGAAGACAAGCCAGCGGCTGGCGGCATGCCAGACATGGGCGGCATGGGTGGCATGGGCGGCATGATGTAA
- a CDS encoding XRE family transcriptional regulator encodes MRILLVEDNRDILANLADYLGMKGYTVDCAQDGLSGLHLAATEHYDLIVLDIMLPGIDGYTLCKRLREDARRDTPVIMLTARDQLDDRLQGFRSGADDYLLKPFALSELAARIEAVLRRAQGGGRRVLQVADLTYDLDTLEVSREGRPLKLNPVGLKLLAVLMQKSPHVLRREVLEETLWGDDCPDSDSLRSHVHQLRQVIDKPFDRPLLHTVHGVGYRLAEGRDGV; translated from the coding sequence ATGCGCATCTTATTGGTTGAAGACAACCGCGACATTCTCGCCAACCTGGCCGACTACCTCGGCATGAAGGGTTACACCGTCGACTGCGCCCAGGACGGCCTGTCCGGGCTGCATCTGGCGGCCACGGAGCATTACGACCTGATCGTGCTCGACATCATGCTGCCGGGGATCGACGGCTACACCCTGTGCAAGCGCCTGCGCGAGGATGCACGGCGTGACACGCCGGTGATCATGCTCACCGCCCGCGACCAGCTCGACGACCGCCTGCAGGGCTTCCGTTCCGGTGCCGACGACTACCTGCTCAAGCCCTTCGCGCTGTCGGAGCTGGCCGCGCGCATCGAGGCGGTCCTGCGTCGCGCCCAGGGTGGTGGACGACGTGTACTGCAGGTCGCCGACCTCACCTACGACCTGGACACGCTGGAGGTCAGCCGCGAGGGCCGGCCGCTCAAGCTCAACCCGGTCGGTCTCAAGCTGCTGGCGGTGCTGATGCAGAAGAGCCCGCACGTGCTGCGCCGCGAGGTCCTGGAAGAAACCCTGTGGGGCGACGACTGCCCGGACAGCGACAGCCTGCGCAGCCACGTGCACCAGCTGCGCCAGGTCATCGACAAACCGTTCGACCGCCCGCTGCTGCACACCGTCCATGGCGTCGGCTATCGCCTCGCCGAGGGTCGTGATGGAGTTTAG
- a CDS encoding CopG family transcriptional regulator translates to MRYPICIEWGDEHTAIGIQVPDIPGAVTAGDTFEEAYAAAVEVAHMMLEDIAASGRAIPMLSDASVHRNDPEWADMGWGLLDIDIAPYLGKTEKVNVTLPGMVIQRIDQYVRDHNVKSRSSFLADAALEKLSR, encoded by the coding sequence ATGAGATACCCCATCTGCATCGAGTGGGGCGACGAACACACCGCCATCGGTATTCAGGTTCCTGATATTCCGGGAGCGGTGACGGCAGGAGATACGTTCGAAGAAGCGTATGCGGCGGCGGTTGAGGTGGCCCATATGATGCTGGAGGACATTGCAGCTTCTGGTCGGGCCATACCCATGCTCTCCGATGCGTCTGTCCATCGGAACGATCCTGAGTGGGCGGACATGGGTTGGGGCCTGTTGGACATCGACATCGCGCCGTACTTGGGCAAGACCGAAAAGGTCAACGTCACACTGCCAGGAATGGTTATTCAACGAATCGATCAGTACGTACGCGACCATAATGTCAAAAGTCGCTCCTCCTTTCTGGCCGATGCAGCCCTGGAGAAACTGAGTCGATGA
- a CDS encoding molecular chaperone GroES has translation MKLRPLHDRVVIRRSEEESKTAGGIVLPGSAAEKPNRGEIVAVGTGRVLDSGEVRALAVKVGDKVVFGPYSGSNTVKVDGEDLLVMSENEILAVIEA, from the coding sequence ATGAAGCTTCGTCCTCTGCATGACCGCGTCGTCATCCGTCGCAGCGAAGAAGAATCGAAAACCGCTGGCGGTATCGTCCTGCCGGGTTCGGCCGCTGAAAAACCAAACCGTGGCGAGATCGTCGCCGTCGGTACCGGTCGTGTGCTCGACAGCGGTGAAGTGCGTGCGCTGGCCGTGAAAGTGGGTGACAAGGTCGTGTTCGGCCCGTACTCGGGCAGCAACACCGTGAAGGTCGACGGTGAGGACCTGCTGGTGATGAGCGAGAACGAAATCCTCGCCGTCATCGAAGCTTGA
- a CDS encoding SAM-dependent methyltransferase, whose amino-acid sequence MHDPIKLEFSEKYDWEHAQTYLHKHQDSLARKLSHQRDEQMARRALALAGDPGLVLDVPSGAGRFWPLLAEKPNRVIIGADYSAAMLDTACAAQPPEVVARVKPLQTSAFALDLPDNAVDSIFCMRLFHHVGQAAHRRALLQEFKRVSRDSVILSLWVDGNFKAWRRKRLEARRQADRQDDRYQNRYVLPAKVVEAEFAAAGFAIQERLDFLPFYAMWRVYLLRKR is encoded by the coding sequence ATGCACGACCCCATCAAGCTTGAGTTTTCCGAAAAATACGATTGGGAACACGCCCAGACCTACCTGCACAAGCATCAGGACAGCCTGGCCCGCAAGCTCTCGCACCAGCGTGACGAGCAGATGGCCAGGCGCGCCCTGGCCTTGGCAGGCGATCCTGGGCTGGTGCTCGACGTCCCCAGCGGGGCCGGACGCTTCTGGCCGCTGCTGGCCGAGAAGCCCAACCGTGTGATCATTGGCGCCGACTATTCGGCGGCCATGCTGGACACCGCGTGCGCCGCCCAGCCGCCCGAGGTGGTGGCCCGGGTCAAACCGTTGCAGACGTCCGCGTTCGCCCTGGACCTGCCGGACAATGCCGTCGACAGCATCTTCTGCATGCGGTTGTTTCACCATGTAGGCCAGGCCGCACACCGGCGGGCCTTGTTGCAAGAATTCAAGCGCGTCAGTCGCGACAGCGTGATCCTGTCGCTGTGGGTGGATGGCAATTTCAAGGCGTGGCGGCGCAAGCGGCTCGAAGCGCGGCGCCAGGCCGACCGCCAGGACGACCGGTATCAGAACCGCTATGTGCTGCCTGCCAAGGTGGTCGAGGCGGAGTTCGCTGCCGCTGGCTTCGCCATCCAGGAGCGTCTGGACTTTCTGCCGTTCTATGCGATGTGGCGCGTTTATCTATTGAGAAAGAGGTAG
- a CDS encoding InaA protein, with amino-acid sequence MAVAHGASRQFEFYWQQQGEWVEEPNQRRGGESGVQRLRDEQGQTLYAKRQIGHVYRTLLHPFGRPTVLRELDALRSCQALGVRVPDIVFCGVERDVERQWRALLVSKALEGFVDLDTWHAQGARQQYEQAVHDAMLRELAVNLARLHQGHRQHGCLYGKHVFVRVTGEGAQATVEVALLDLEKSRTRLSRQRAAGNDLRQLKRHSSLTEAEWQKLLYFYREAFGSAIKGLG; translated from the coding sequence ATGGCAGTAGCCCACGGGGCATCCCGACAGTTCGAGTTCTACTGGCAACAGCAGGGCGAATGGGTCGAGGAGCCCAACCAGCGTCGTGGCGGCGAGAGCGGTGTACAGCGCCTGCGCGACGAACAGGGGCAGACGCTGTATGCCAAGCGTCAGATCGGCCATGTGTACCGTACCCTGCTGCACCCGTTCGGGCGCCCCACGGTGCTGCGCGAACTCGACGCCCTGCGCAGTTGCCAGGCCCTGGGCGTGCGGGTGCCGGACATCGTGTTCTGCGGCGTGGAGCGCGACGTCGAACGGCAGTGGCGGGCGCTGTTGGTGAGCAAGGCCCTCGAGGGCTTCGTCGACCTCGATACCTGGCATGCCCAGGGTGCACGTCAGCAATACGAACAGGCCGTGCACGACGCCATGCTCCGGGAGCTGGCCGTGAACCTGGCGCGTCTGCACCAGGGGCACCGGCAACACGGCTGCCTCTACGGCAAGCATGTGTTCGTCCGCGTGACAGGCGAGGGCGCCCAGGCCACGGTGGAGGTGGCGTTGCTGGACCTGGAGAAAAGCCGCACGCGGCTGAGCCGTCAGCGTGCAGCAGGCAACGACCTGCGTCAGCTGAAGCGCCATTCGTCACTCACCGAAGCAGAATGGCAAAAGCTGCTCTACTTTTATCGAGAAGCGTTTGGCAGCGCTATCAAAGGGTTAGGGTAA